The following proteins come from a genomic window of Rissa tridactyla isolate bRisTri1 chromosome 25, bRisTri1.patW.cur.20221130, whole genome shotgun sequence:
- the LOC128901389 gene encoding olfactory receptor 14A16-like, translated as MSNSSSITQFLLLALADTRELQLLHFGLFLGIYLAALLANGLIIGAIACDHHLHTPMYFFLLNLALLDLGSISTTVPKAMANSFWDTRAISYAGCAAQVFFFVFCAATEVYLLTVMSYDRYVAICKPLHYGTLLGSRACVHMAAAAWGSGFLYALLHTANTFSLPLCQGNAVGQFFCEIPQILKLSCSDAYLRELGLLILSALLVFGCFVFIVLSYVQIFRAVLRIPSEQGRHKAFSTCLPHLAVVSLFISTGIFSHLKPPSITSPLLDLVMAVLYSVVPPAVNPLIYSMRNQELKESIRKVIYWMFVNVDKFSITVHK; from the coding sequence atgtccaacagcagctccatcacccagttcctcctcctggcattggcagacacacgggagctgcagctcttgcacttcgggctcttcctgggcatctacctggctgccctcctggccaacggcctcatcatcggCGCTatagcctgtgaccaccacctccacacccccatgtacttcttcctcctcaacctcgccctccttgacctgggctccatctccaccactgtccccaaagccatggccaattccttctgggacaccagggccatctcctatgcaggatgtgccgcacaggtctttttctttgttttctgtgctgcaacagaggtttatcttctcactgtcatgtcctatgaccgctacgttgccatctgcaaacctctgcactacgggaccctcctgggcagcagagcttgtgtccacatggcagcagctgcctggggcagtgggtttctctatgctctgctgcacacggccaatacattttccctacccctctgccagggcaatgctgtgggccagttcttctgtgaaatcccccagatcctcaagctctcctgctcagatgccTACCTCAGGGAACTTGGGCTTCTTATATTAAGTGCTTTGTTagtttttggatgttttgtttttattgtcctgtcctacgtgcagatcttcagggccgtgctgaggattccctctgagcagggacggcacaaagccttttccacgtgcctccctcacctggccgtggtctccctctttatcagtaCTGGCATATTTTctcacctgaagcccccctccatcacctccccatTGCTGGATCTGGTgatggcagtgctgtactcagtggtacctccagcagtgaaccccctcatctacagcatgaggaaccaggagctcaaggagtcCATTAGGAAAGTCATTTATTGGATGTTTGTCAATGTTGATAAATTTTCCATCACTGTCCACAAATGA
- the LOC128901391 gene encoding olfactory receptor 14J1-like has translation LHYGTLLGSRACVHMAAAAWGTGFLNALLHTASTFSLPLCQGNAVDQFFCEIPQILKLSCSDAYLREAGLLILSCFSAFVCFVFIVLSYVQIFRVVLRIPSEQGRHKAFSTCLPHLAVVSLFVSTGIFAYLKPPSISFPSLDLVITVLYSVVPPVSCTL, from the exons ctgcactacgggaccctcctgggcagcagagcttgtgtccacatggcagcagctgcctggggcactgggtttctcaatgctctcctgcacacggccagtacattttccctacccctctgccagggcaatgctgtggaccagttcttctgtgaaatcccccagatcctcaagctctcctgctcagatgcctacctcagggaagctgggcttctcatATTAAGTTGCTTTTcagcttttgtgtgttttgtgttcatcgtgctgtcctatgtgcagatcttcagggtcgtgctgaggatcccctctgagcagggacggcacaaagccttttccacgtgcctccctcacctggccgtggtctccctgtttgtcagcacaggcatttttgcttacctgaagcccccctccatctctttcccatccctggatctggtgatcacagtgctgtactcagtggtgcctcca GTCTCGTGTACCTTGTGA